From Rhopalosiphum padi isolate XX-2018 chromosome 2, ASM2088224v1, whole genome shotgun sequence:
GAGTttcttattatatcaatatttatgtctccgtaaataatatttttatagcgtTTATTAATTTGAGGTAAAGTTAATTCTAAGCTTTTAAGAAATAATTCCAAGTTATCATTTGGAGATctataaatacaaatcattGAAAATACTAACTTGTCTATTTGAAATATAAGTTGTATTGAAttacagtttaataatatttgcttttcaatttgtaatacattaatGGATTGTCTAATTAAGACTGTGACTCCATcacttttgttaaaaatacctaaagaatttatagttttataaccaTTTAACTTAAATTGGTAGTCATTTAAAAGCCATGTTTCACATAACacgataatatcaaaataacttaCAACTGAGCCTAGTAAAATTGCTAGATCATTAAAATGAGCACTAAtactactaatatttatttgaaagatGGAAAAATCACCTTTATGcaaaacgatattatttatggaaTCTACATAAGtagatttaacattatttagttttagGAGATGATCAGTATTAGATaagttaaaattcatatttaataacataataatataatatgtaaattcataATAAGTACTAACTATAAATGGATAATGTCTTATAAATAcagatttgttttaatttgtatttcaaatacaaGTCATTTGTatcataattatcatttttaataatacagtaccttatatttatcaaattatgaaaataataattatcatctcTAGAAAATTATGGTATCGGTGGCATAACAATAGGGTGGTACGATGGCAAAAGCCAAAAAgctacttttaaatattaagaaaagtattaaaaatttatgaaaaacaaataactttgTTTCACAAAAAATTTAAGTGCttagtgattttaaaaataaataaaaattatacttacattCCACAGTTTTCACCTTAAAAAAGATACTGATTTTGACACTAGTCTCAGACAATTTGCGTTGCTTGCATGATTTAATGTGCAACCTATAATTATGTGAATTTAAGCTTCTCATTTTTTTGCCGCAATGACAAATACTTAGTTTTGTAGATGTGGAAtccataatttaattacaataattaaaataataataataataattataattattcatcacATACggtaaataactttaaaaatacaacgTACAACAAGTGTGACAGTGAACAACGAGCAATGGACAATGAACATAGAAATAgaacatatttagtatttatttaacataatatatagttgataCTTGATACTGATAAGTAATATTCATGTCAAGTGTTGACAAGGAAAGCTAAACAACCAGCTAGCGGATATTACAAAAACATCTATAACACAatctaaaaatagatatatttggGATTTTACAGCGCATCGCACTATCATTATCGTATTATCTGCATTGTTATTAACGGTCTACCGACTACGGCTTGTATTTACGGCCTATCACAATTCACAACTgcttaatagtttaatactttcataatatattttacatcttACCAAGTTATGTGTCACCTACTCACCTACCCAGCACCTAGTACTCACCCACCTACCCACATACCCACCACATAATTCACTATGGCAGTCGCCATACTTGGATATAGGGATCGGCGCCACTGAGGGGTAACCCAGTGGCCAGTACCCACGTTCCacgaattacataatatttgttattcgtAATAATTCTAACGTCAAACTGTAaacttatcattttaattttaaataatgattatatttgtcatacaaaaaaaaaaccaaaaaatgccCAGGCGAGAtgtaaaaaatccttaaaaagcTCGATCCagacctttttaattttttttaaagtccgGCCCGGTCCAGTCAGGCGGGCCGGGCCAGATATGATATAATTCTAGTTTAGCTCCcaagcgattttttttttcaaaatgtgtttTTGTATGCTTTATTTAgtagtactttaaaaaaaagttgctCAAACTTCCTTTGGAACTTATGGAAGCTAAACTAGAattgtttcatatatttattaactattaactccTTATAAGTGATACACAAGCAACTAAATTTGCGTCATTGTGGTTAACAATGTTACCAGTTTACCACTTTATGAATAtgtgataaaatgataaattctaAAAGATAAGAACTACAATCACGTCATTGAAGATCTTGTAAGAAGTTCGTtgtttatacacaaaatattaaataatacataataatattaatcattattcgtTGCaccatgattatttatatttaatatatattatattcttagtattaaaataatatacaaatttttattcattttttgcaATATTCGGATATCAGATTATTTGttcattgtataaatttaaatacgtaaaAATGACAGAAGAAGGTGAAAATGGTAGCTCCAAGACAACTGAAGTaagaaaattagtaaaaaatgcTACTGATTTACAACGTTTGAAACTCGAAAGACTAATGAAGAATCCTGTAAGTGcaaatggttttattatattatagttaataactcAGCTTCACTGCTTCAGGCTGAATACTTTAACACCTGGGATCAAATTATGCAAATGCATggtaaatatgttttgaaaatcagttatggCTAACTTGACTTGATTAAGACATAGAAGATTGGTTATAGTGATCAGTATATTTCTATTTAAGTTTACTTACCTTGAGTATTGTGTAATTTGTGTTTCATGGGCAATTCAAACATGCTAGTGCAGCATGTGCATGTTTGGTTTTTTGAAATTAactaagaatacatttttaaagtattctACTTGTTGATTTGattaatatgtttgttttactgttaataataatgataaattggaTAATATGAggagtttaattaatttttggaaaatgtacataaattaaacattaagttTACTAacaaaattaggtatattagtaatgttatcattaataaaataaaatgttttaaacaaattaaatacctatataattgttaatatatttatttggaaaattatttaaataatctgaTTACTATGTGATTAGGATAAACCTGTTTATATACCTGAGCCACGATCTGACAAAAAATCCCCTCATGTCCCCGAATTTGTAAGAAATGTTATGGGATCAAGTGCTGGAGCTGGCAGTGGAGAGTTTCATGTTTATCGACACTTAAGACGCAAAGAATATGCTAGACAAAAGCATATACAAGTAAAGGCAGAAAAAGtaagacattttattaaaattaatttgtgttaaatgatttaaatgtattaatattatttgtttaattttttttaaaaggaaCTTTTGGAAGAAGCGTATCgtcaaaaaatattagaaaacaaaCAAATGGCTGAAGGACGTACAGCTAAGAAAAGAGCAAAgagattaaaaagaaaaaaggttTTAAGAGAAAAGTGTAAGATGTCTAAGAAGAATAATACTGCGAACAATGTTAATGAAAGTGACTCTACTAgtgataatgatgatgatgataatgatcAAAATTTAACAGAAACGTAAATGTagcacaatattaaaattaaaatattaatgtaaaaatatgtaaataataataattattcattaaatactaaaaataatacttaaaccaTTATTTATATCAGTAGAATTTTGTCTTATAAATCAAGGTGCTAAAGCTCCTCTAtcctattttgttatttttaaggttatGGATATCTGttactattaaaatctaaattaacatgAAACAATTTAGGGGTACTAATTTCAAAATTGGTGATGCTTAGCACACCCAAGTACCCCCCAAATTGTGTCTAAACAGTTCactattatttagttttgatcGTCACATAAATTTAGCCATGTACAAGTCTTAAAAATTTCTGTCTATTCTTACATTTTTTGTCACCCCATTAGGCTGAACCCCTATATTCTTTCAACATTTTGTGTGTGGGCTCCTGAGTTAAGAGGACATCGCACTCGCATGTGTTGTCCTCGTCTTACGAACAtacgacatagtaaattttcgttcaccagttttaatagtgtgcttttagttttgttattagagtgaattgacctattatcaaacttttaggtaagaacattatttatgttctctcgttggttttttacgatattttaatttttaaatgagttatgagcattttcaaatatttatatttttcatacgcTATACTAcgcataactcacttaaaaattaaaatatcgtaaaaagccaacgcgagaacacagataatgttcttacctaaaagtttgataataggtcaattcactctaatatcaaaactaaaagcacactattaaAACTGGTGAACAAAAATTCACTATGTCAtatgtgtgtaagacggagacaacatatgcgggtgtgacgtcctcttaagatCCACAAAATTGTATCTATgattaacttaattatattttaaatctgtgtatttattattattaaggatgGTGGGGAGATAACAAACCTGAGTGGCGGGGCTGTAAAGTTTTCACTCACAATAACAAACCAGtaccaaataatattcttattggttttttacaattttttaatttttaagcgagttttatgcattattgaattttaacattttatacactcataaatcataattagcttaaaaagatataatttaagctgttttaaaaaataagataaacaaaattgctatcttgaaaatttaaaaaacttaattgcataaaaaaatttaattttatgccattcaatcaaaatttttatacttattaattattatttattactataaaaaaaaccgcatttaaatatattgatttaacaCAGAAATACTAGGGTGATACTGGACTTTTGGgacatattatatgtgttgAACATTTTTGCATTTTACCTCCCCAAAAGAAAATACTTAATCCAGTTTGTTCCCAGATATCTCATTGTTGAAGATTGAAACAT
This genomic window contains:
- the LOC132920360 gene encoding PRKR-interacting protein 1 homolog — protein: MTEEGENGSSKTTEVRKLVKNATDLQRLKLERLMKNPDKPVYIPEPRSDKKSPHVPEFVRNVMGSSAGAGSGEFHVYRHLRRKEYARQKHIQVKAEKELLEEAYRQKILENKQMAEGRTAKKRAKRLKRKKVLREKCKMSKKNNTANNVNESDSTSDNDDDDNDQNLTET